In Pyxicephalus adspersus chromosome 12, UCB_Pads_2.0, whole genome shotgun sequence, a genomic segment contains:
- the DTD2 gene encoding D-aminoacyl-tRNA deacylase 2, which translates to MRSKPLSSSSNQKAQSGAAGKLCMDVLRLYDPAWVLATEAFRLHRIQRGMVIYLCFFKGATKDVIPKIVNSVVNVKLSESDTGKRVSVIDLPGDVLIVPQATLGGKAKGRSMQYHANADKVLGMELFAQFISQCQQELESHPSWVEAGAVLHHGTYGNRQVLQLDTNGPYTHLLEF; encoded by the exons ATGCGTTCCAAGCCTCTCTCCTCTTCGTCCAATCAGAAGGCGCAGAGTGGAGCCGCTGGCAAGCTGTGCATGGACG tCCTCAGACTCTACGACCCTGCATGGGTCTTGGCCACAGAGGCATTCCGCCTTCACAGG ATTCAAAGGGGTATGGTTAtctatttatgcttttttaaagGAGCAACCAAAGATGTCATTCCAAAAATAG TGAATTCAGTGGTGAATGTAAAACTAAGTGAATCAGATACTGGGAAACGTGTTTCAGTTATTGATCTTCCAGGAGACGTTCTGATTGTTCCCCAGGCAACTCTTGGTGGAAAGGCAAAGGGCCGCAGCATGCAGTACCATGCAAATGCAGACAAGGTGCTTGGTATGGAGTTGTTTGCACAGTTCATTTCTCAGTGCCAGCAAGAATTGGAATCTCATCCTAGCTGGGTGGAAGCTGGAGCTGTCCTGCATCATGGGACATATGGAAACAGACAAGTTTTGCAGCTTGACACTAACGGACCTTACACTCACTTACTGGAATTCTGA